One genomic region from Balaenoptera acutorostrata chromosome 1, mBalAcu1.1, whole genome shotgun sequence encodes:
- the SSX2IP gene encoding afadin- and alpha-actinin-binding protein isoform X1 produces the protein MGDWMTVTDPGLSSESKYISQYTSETKMSPSSLYSQQVLCSSIPLSKNVHSFFSAFCTEENIEQSISYLDQELTTFGFPSLYEESKGKETKRELNIVAVLNCMNELLVLQRKNLLAQENVETQNLKLGSDMDHLQNCYAKLKEQLETSRREMIGLQERDRQLQCKNRNLHQLLKNEKDEVQKLQNIIASRATQYNHDMKRKEREYNKLKERLHQLVMNKKDKKIAMEVLNYVGRADGKRGSWRTGKTEASFFLRNEDEMYKILLNDYEYRQKQILMENAELKKVLQQMKKEMISLLSPQKQKPRERADDSTGTVISDTEEDAGELSRESMWDLSCETVREQLTNSIRKQWRILKSHVEKLDNQVSKVHVEGFNDEDVISRQDHEQETEKLELEIQQCKEMIKTQQQLLQQQLATACDDDTTSLLRDCYLLEEKERLKEEWSLFKEQKKNFEKERRSFTEAAIRLGLERKAFEEERASWLKQQFLNMTTFDHQNSENVKLLSAFSGSSDRDNPTVHSRPRQKKPHGAPSGSPVCMSKLTKSLPASPSTSDFCQMRSCVSEHSSISVLNTTPEESKPNQVGRECTNQKWSVASRPDSQEGGYSGRSSTYADSHVEKDDLP, from the exons ATGGGAGATTGGATGACTGTTACAGATCCAGGTCTGTCTTCAG AAAGCAAATACATCTCTCAATATACCTCTGAAACAAAGATGTCTCCATCAAGTTTATACTCACAGCAAGTGCTATGCTCTTCAATACCTTTATCAAAAAATGTGCACAGTTTTTTTAGTGCCTTCTGCACAGAAGAGAATATTGAACAGAGTATTTCATATCTTGATCAG GAATTGACTACTTTCGGTTTTCCTTCATTATATGAAGAATCCAAAGgtaaagagacaaagagagaattaaaTATAGTTGCTGTTTTAAATTGTATGAATGAGCTACTTGTACTTCAGCGGAAGAACCTTCTAGCTCAGGAAAATGTGGAAACACAGAATCTGAAACTGGGAAGCGATATGGACCATCTGCAGAACTGCTATGCAAAACTTAAG GAACAACTGGAAACCTCCAGGAGAGAAATGATTGGTCTTCAGGAAAGAGACAGACAGTTACAATGCAAGAACAGGAATTTGCATCAGCtactgaaaaatgagaaagatgaG GTGcagaaattacaaaatattattgCAAGTCGAGCTACTCAATATAATCATGATATGAAGAGAAAAGAGCGTGAATATAATAAACTAAAGGAACGTCTACATCAACTTGTTATGAACAAGAAGGATAAAAAAATAG CTATGGAAGTTTTAAATTACGTGGGGAGAGCTGATGGAAAAAGAGGCTCCTGGAGGACGGGTAAAACTGAAGCCAG TTTCTTTCTCAGGAACGAAGATGAAATGTATAAAATTCTCTTGAATGATTATGAATATCGTCAGAAACAAATCCTAATGGAAAATGCTGAACTTAAGAAGGTTCTTCagcaaatgaaaaaggaaatgatttctcttctttctccccaaAAGCAGAAACCTAGAGAAAGAGCAGATGATAGTACAGGAACT GTTATCTCTGATACTGAAGAAGATGCTGGGGAACTGAGCAGAGAGAGTATGTGGGACCTTTCCTGTGAAACTGTGAGAGAGCAGCTTACCAACAGCATCCGAAAACAGTGGAGAATTTTGAAAAGTCATGTAGAAAAACTTGATAACCAAG tttcaaagGTACACGTAGAAGGTTTTAATGATGAAGATGTAATCTCACGACAAGACCATGAACAAGAAACTGAAAAACTTGAGTTAGAAATTCAACAGtgtaaagaaatgattaaaactCAGCAGCAACTTTTACAG caGCAGCTCGCTACTGCGTGTGATGATGACACCACTTCACTGCTACGAGACTGTTACTTGTTGGAAGAAAAGGAACGCCTCAAAGAAGAATGGTCCCTATttaaagagcaaaagaagaattTCGAGAAAGAAAGACGAAGCTTTACAGAAGCAGCTATTCGCCTAGGATTGGAG AGAAAGGCATTTGAAGAAGAAAGAGCCAGTTGGTTAAAGCAACAGTTTCTAAATATGACTACCTTTGACCACCAGAACTCAGAAAATGTGAAGCTTCTCAGTGCCTTCTCAGGAA gttCTGATCGGGACAACCCTACAGTGCACTCGAGGCCACGGCAGAAGAAGCCTCACGGTGCGCCTAGTGGGTCTCCAGTTTGCATGTCTAAACTTACTAAGtctcttcctgcttctccttctACTTCAGACTTTTGCCAGATGCGTTCCTGTGTATCTGAACATAG
- the SSX2IP gene encoding afadin- and alpha-actinin-binding protein isoform X7 — translation MGDWMTVTDPESKYISQYTSETKMSPSSLYSQQVLCSSIPLSKNVHSFFSAFCTEENIEQSISYLDQELTTFGFPSLYEESKGKETKRELNIVAVLNCMNELLVLQRKNLLAQENVETQNLKLGSDMDHLQNCYAKLKEQLETSRREMIGLQERDRQLQCKNRNLHQLLKNEKDEVQKLQNIIASRATQYNHDMKRKEREYNKLKERLHQLVMNKKDKKIAMEVLNYVGRADGKRGSWRTGKTEARNEDEMYKILLNDYEYRQKQILMENAELKKVLQQMKKEMISLLSPQKQKPRERADDSTGTVISDTEEDAGELSRESMWDLSCETVREQLTNSIRKQWRILKSHVEKLDNQVSKVHVEGFNDEDVISRQDHEQETEKLELEIQQCKEMIKTQQQLLQQQLATACDDDTTSLLRDCYLLEEKERLKEEWSLFKEQKKNFEKERRSFTEAAIRLGLERKAFEEERASWLKQQFLNMTTFDHQNSENVKLLSAFSGSSDRDNPTVHSRPRQKKPHGAPSGSPVCMSKLTKSLPASPSTSDFCQMRSCVSEHSSISVLNTTPEESKPNQVGRECTNQKWSVASRPDSQEGGYSGRSSTYADSHVEKDDLP, via the exons ATGGGAGATTGGATGACTGTTACAGATCCAG AAAGCAAATACATCTCTCAATATACCTCTGAAACAAAGATGTCTCCATCAAGTTTATACTCACAGCAAGTGCTATGCTCTTCAATACCTTTATCAAAAAATGTGCACAGTTTTTTTAGTGCCTTCTGCACAGAAGAGAATATTGAACAGAGTATTTCATATCTTGATCAG GAATTGACTACTTTCGGTTTTCCTTCATTATATGAAGAATCCAAAGgtaaagagacaaagagagaattaaaTATAGTTGCTGTTTTAAATTGTATGAATGAGCTACTTGTACTTCAGCGGAAGAACCTTCTAGCTCAGGAAAATGTGGAAACACAGAATCTGAAACTGGGAAGCGATATGGACCATCTGCAGAACTGCTATGCAAAACTTAAG GAACAACTGGAAACCTCCAGGAGAGAAATGATTGGTCTTCAGGAAAGAGACAGACAGTTACAATGCAAGAACAGGAATTTGCATCAGCtactgaaaaatgagaaagatgaG GTGcagaaattacaaaatattattgCAAGTCGAGCTACTCAATATAATCATGATATGAAGAGAAAAGAGCGTGAATATAATAAACTAAAGGAACGTCTACATCAACTTGTTATGAACAAGAAGGATAAAAAAATAG CTATGGAAGTTTTAAATTACGTGGGGAGAGCTGATGGAAAAAGAGGCTCCTGGAGGACGGGTAAAACTGAAGCCAG GAACGAAGATGAAATGTATAAAATTCTCTTGAATGATTATGAATATCGTCAGAAACAAATCCTAATGGAAAATGCTGAACTTAAGAAGGTTCTTCagcaaatgaaaaaggaaatgatttctcttctttctccccaaAAGCAGAAACCTAGAGAAAGAGCAGATGATAGTACAGGAACT GTTATCTCTGATACTGAAGAAGATGCTGGGGAACTGAGCAGAGAGAGTATGTGGGACCTTTCCTGTGAAACTGTGAGAGAGCAGCTTACCAACAGCATCCGAAAACAGTGGAGAATTTTGAAAAGTCATGTAGAAAAACTTGATAACCAAG tttcaaagGTACACGTAGAAGGTTTTAATGATGAAGATGTAATCTCACGACAAGACCATGAACAAGAAACTGAAAAACTTGAGTTAGAAATTCAACAGtgtaaagaaatgattaaaactCAGCAGCAACTTTTACAG caGCAGCTCGCTACTGCGTGTGATGATGACACCACTTCACTGCTACGAGACTGTTACTTGTTGGAAGAAAAGGAACGCCTCAAAGAAGAATGGTCCCTATttaaagagcaaaagaagaattTCGAGAAAGAAAGACGAAGCTTTACAGAAGCAGCTATTCGCCTAGGATTGGAG AGAAAGGCATTTGAAGAAGAAAGAGCCAGTTGGTTAAAGCAACAGTTTCTAAATATGACTACCTTTGACCACCAGAACTCAGAAAATGTGAAGCTTCTCAGTGCCTTCTCAGGAA gttCTGATCGGGACAACCCTACAGTGCACTCGAGGCCACGGCAGAAGAAGCCTCACGGTGCGCCTAGTGGGTCTCCAGTTTGCATGTCTAAACTTACTAAGtctcttcctgcttctccttctACTTCAGACTTTTGCCAGATGCGTTCCTGTGTATCTGAACATAG
- the SSX2IP gene encoding afadin- and alpha-actinin-binding protein isoform X3, with protein MGDWMTVTDPGLSSESKYISQYTSETKMSPSSLYSQQVLCSSIPLSKNVHSFFSAFCTEENIEQSISYLDQELTTFGFPSLYEESKGKETKRELNIVAVLNCMNELLVLQRKNLLAQENVETQNLKLGSDMDHLQNCYAKLKEQLETSRREMIGLQERDRQLQCKNRNLHQLLKNEKDEKLQNIIASRATQYNHDMKRKEREYNKLKERLHQLVMNKKDKKIAMEVLNYVGRADGKRGSWRTGKTEASFFLRNEDEMYKILLNDYEYRQKQILMENAELKKVLQQMKKEMISLLSPQKQKPRERADDSTGTVISDTEEDAGELSRESMWDLSCETVREQLTNSIRKQWRILKSHVEKLDNQVSKVHVEGFNDEDVISRQDHEQETEKLELEIQQCKEMIKTQQQLLQQQLATACDDDTTSLLRDCYLLEEKERLKEEWSLFKEQKKNFEKERRSFTEAAIRLGLERKAFEEERASWLKQQFLNMTTFDHQNSENVKLLSAFSGSSDRDNPTVHSRPRQKKPHGAPSGSPVCMSKLTKSLPASPSTSDFCQMRSCVSEHSSISVLNTTPEESKPNQVGRECTNQKWSVASRPDSQEGGYSGRSSTYADSHVEKDDLP; from the exons ATGGGAGATTGGATGACTGTTACAGATCCAGGTCTGTCTTCAG AAAGCAAATACATCTCTCAATATACCTCTGAAACAAAGATGTCTCCATCAAGTTTATACTCACAGCAAGTGCTATGCTCTTCAATACCTTTATCAAAAAATGTGCACAGTTTTTTTAGTGCCTTCTGCACAGAAGAGAATATTGAACAGAGTATTTCATATCTTGATCAG GAATTGACTACTTTCGGTTTTCCTTCATTATATGAAGAATCCAAAGgtaaagagacaaagagagaattaaaTATAGTTGCTGTTTTAAATTGTATGAATGAGCTACTTGTACTTCAGCGGAAGAACCTTCTAGCTCAGGAAAATGTGGAAACACAGAATCTGAAACTGGGAAGCGATATGGACCATCTGCAGAACTGCTATGCAAAACTTAAG GAACAACTGGAAACCTCCAGGAGAGAAATGATTGGTCTTCAGGAAAGAGACAGACAGTTACAATGCAAGAACAGGAATTTGCATCAGCtactgaaaaatgagaaagatgaG aaattacaaaatattattgCAAGTCGAGCTACTCAATATAATCATGATATGAAGAGAAAAGAGCGTGAATATAATAAACTAAAGGAACGTCTACATCAACTTGTTATGAACAAGAAGGATAAAAAAATAG CTATGGAAGTTTTAAATTACGTGGGGAGAGCTGATGGAAAAAGAGGCTCCTGGAGGACGGGTAAAACTGAAGCCAG TTTCTTTCTCAGGAACGAAGATGAAATGTATAAAATTCTCTTGAATGATTATGAATATCGTCAGAAACAAATCCTAATGGAAAATGCTGAACTTAAGAAGGTTCTTCagcaaatgaaaaaggaaatgatttctcttctttctccccaaAAGCAGAAACCTAGAGAAAGAGCAGATGATAGTACAGGAACT GTTATCTCTGATACTGAAGAAGATGCTGGGGAACTGAGCAGAGAGAGTATGTGGGACCTTTCCTGTGAAACTGTGAGAGAGCAGCTTACCAACAGCATCCGAAAACAGTGGAGAATTTTGAAAAGTCATGTAGAAAAACTTGATAACCAAG tttcaaagGTACACGTAGAAGGTTTTAATGATGAAGATGTAATCTCACGACAAGACCATGAACAAGAAACTGAAAAACTTGAGTTAGAAATTCAACAGtgtaaagaaatgattaaaactCAGCAGCAACTTTTACAG caGCAGCTCGCTACTGCGTGTGATGATGACACCACTTCACTGCTACGAGACTGTTACTTGTTGGAAGAAAAGGAACGCCTCAAAGAAGAATGGTCCCTATttaaagagcaaaagaagaattTCGAGAAAGAAAGACGAAGCTTTACAGAAGCAGCTATTCGCCTAGGATTGGAG AGAAAGGCATTTGAAGAAGAAAGAGCCAGTTGGTTAAAGCAACAGTTTCTAAATATGACTACCTTTGACCACCAGAACTCAGAAAATGTGAAGCTTCTCAGTGCCTTCTCAGGAA gttCTGATCGGGACAACCCTACAGTGCACTCGAGGCCACGGCAGAAGAAGCCTCACGGTGCGCCTAGTGGGTCTCCAGTTTGCATGTCTAAACTTACTAAGtctcttcctgcttctccttctACTTCAGACTTTTGCCAGATGCGTTCCTGTGTATCTGAACATAG
- the SSX2IP gene encoding afadin- and alpha-actinin-binding protein isoform X2, which yields MGDWMTVTDPGLSSESKYISQYTSETKMSPSSLYSQQVLCSSIPLSKNVHSFFSAFCTEENIEQSISYLDQELTTFGFPSLYEESKGKETKRELNIVAVLNCMNELLVLQRKNLLAQENVETQNLKLGSDMDHLQNCYAKLKEQLETSRREMIGLQERDRQLQCKNRNLHQLLKNEKDEVQKLQNIIASRATQYNHDMKRKEREYNKLKERLHQLVMNKKDKKIAMEVLNYVGRADGKRGSWRTGKTEASFFLRNEDEMYKILLNDYEYRQKQILMENAELKKVLQQMKKEMISLLSPQKQKPRERADDSTGTVISDTEEDAGELSRESMWDLSCETVREQLTNSIRKQWRILKSHVEKLDNQVSKVHVEGFNDEDVISRQDHEQETEKLELEIQQCKEMIKTQQQLLQQLATACDDDTTSLLRDCYLLEEKERLKEEWSLFKEQKKNFEKERRSFTEAAIRLGLERKAFEEERASWLKQQFLNMTTFDHQNSENVKLLSAFSGSSDRDNPTVHSRPRQKKPHGAPSGSPVCMSKLTKSLPASPSTSDFCQMRSCVSEHSSISVLNTTPEESKPNQVGRECTNQKWSVASRPDSQEGGYSGRSSTYADSHVEKDDLP from the exons ATGGGAGATTGGATGACTGTTACAGATCCAGGTCTGTCTTCAG AAAGCAAATACATCTCTCAATATACCTCTGAAACAAAGATGTCTCCATCAAGTTTATACTCACAGCAAGTGCTATGCTCTTCAATACCTTTATCAAAAAATGTGCACAGTTTTTTTAGTGCCTTCTGCACAGAAGAGAATATTGAACAGAGTATTTCATATCTTGATCAG GAATTGACTACTTTCGGTTTTCCTTCATTATATGAAGAATCCAAAGgtaaagagacaaagagagaattaaaTATAGTTGCTGTTTTAAATTGTATGAATGAGCTACTTGTACTTCAGCGGAAGAACCTTCTAGCTCAGGAAAATGTGGAAACACAGAATCTGAAACTGGGAAGCGATATGGACCATCTGCAGAACTGCTATGCAAAACTTAAG GAACAACTGGAAACCTCCAGGAGAGAAATGATTGGTCTTCAGGAAAGAGACAGACAGTTACAATGCAAGAACAGGAATTTGCATCAGCtactgaaaaatgagaaagatgaG GTGcagaaattacaaaatattattgCAAGTCGAGCTACTCAATATAATCATGATATGAAGAGAAAAGAGCGTGAATATAATAAACTAAAGGAACGTCTACATCAACTTGTTATGAACAAGAAGGATAAAAAAATAG CTATGGAAGTTTTAAATTACGTGGGGAGAGCTGATGGAAAAAGAGGCTCCTGGAGGACGGGTAAAACTGAAGCCAG TTTCTTTCTCAGGAACGAAGATGAAATGTATAAAATTCTCTTGAATGATTATGAATATCGTCAGAAACAAATCCTAATGGAAAATGCTGAACTTAAGAAGGTTCTTCagcaaatgaaaaaggaaatgatttctcttctttctccccaaAAGCAGAAACCTAGAGAAAGAGCAGATGATAGTACAGGAACT GTTATCTCTGATACTGAAGAAGATGCTGGGGAACTGAGCAGAGAGAGTATGTGGGACCTTTCCTGTGAAACTGTGAGAGAGCAGCTTACCAACAGCATCCGAAAACAGTGGAGAATTTTGAAAAGTCATGTAGAAAAACTTGATAACCAAG tttcaaagGTACACGTAGAAGGTTTTAATGATGAAGATGTAATCTCACGACAAGACCATGAACAAGAAACTGAAAAACTTGAGTTAGAAATTCAACAGtgtaaagaaatgattaaaactCAGCAGCAACTTTTACAG CAGCTCGCTACTGCGTGTGATGATGACACCACTTCACTGCTACGAGACTGTTACTTGTTGGAAGAAAAGGAACGCCTCAAAGAAGAATGGTCCCTATttaaagagcaaaagaagaattTCGAGAAAGAAAGACGAAGCTTTACAGAAGCAGCTATTCGCCTAGGATTGGAG AGAAAGGCATTTGAAGAAGAAAGAGCCAGTTGGTTAAAGCAACAGTTTCTAAATATGACTACCTTTGACCACCAGAACTCAGAAAATGTGAAGCTTCTCAGTGCCTTCTCAGGAA gttCTGATCGGGACAACCCTACAGTGCACTCGAGGCCACGGCAGAAGAAGCCTCACGGTGCGCCTAGTGGGTCTCCAGTTTGCATGTCTAAACTTACTAAGtctcttcctgcttctccttctACTTCAGACTTTTGCCAGATGCGTTCCTGTGTATCTGAACATAG
- the SSX2IP gene encoding afadin- and alpha-actinin-binding protein isoform X6 has protein sequence MGDWMTVTDPGLSSESKYISQYTSETKMSPSSLYSQQVLCSSIPLSKNVHSFFSAFCTEENIEQSISYLDQELTTFGFPSLYEESKGKETKRELNIVAVLNCMNELLVLQRKNLLAQENVETQNLKLGSDMDHLQNCYAKLKEQLETSRREMIGLQERDRQLQCKNRNLHQLLKNEKDEVQKLQNIIASRATQYNHDMKRKEREYNKLKERLHQLVMNKKDKKIAMEVLNYVGRADGKRGSWRTGKTEARNEDEMYKILLNDYEYRQKQILMENAELKKVLQQMKKEMISLLSPQKQKPRERADDSTGTVISDTEEDAGELSRESMWDLSCETVREQLTNSIRKQWRILKSHVEKLDNQVSKVHVEGFNDEDVISRQDHEQETEKLELEIQQCKEMIKTQQQLLQQLATACDDDTTSLLRDCYLLEEKERLKEEWSLFKEQKKNFEKERRSFTEAAIRLGLERKAFEEERASWLKQQFLNMTTFDHQNSENVKLLSAFSGSSDRDNPTVHSRPRQKKPHGAPSGSPVCMSKLTKSLPASPSTSDFCQMRSCVSEHSSISVLNTTPEESKPNQVGRECTNQKWSVASRPDSQEGGYSGRSSTYADSHVEKDDLP, from the exons ATGGGAGATTGGATGACTGTTACAGATCCAGGTCTGTCTTCAG AAAGCAAATACATCTCTCAATATACCTCTGAAACAAAGATGTCTCCATCAAGTTTATACTCACAGCAAGTGCTATGCTCTTCAATACCTTTATCAAAAAATGTGCACAGTTTTTTTAGTGCCTTCTGCACAGAAGAGAATATTGAACAGAGTATTTCATATCTTGATCAG GAATTGACTACTTTCGGTTTTCCTTCATTATATGAAGAATCCAAAGgtaaagagacaaagagagaattaaaTATAGTTGCTGTTTTAAATTGTATGAATGAGCTACTTGTACTTCAGCGGAAGAACCTTCTAGCTCAGGAAAATGTGGAAACACAGAATCTGAAACTGGGAAGCGATATGGACCATCTGCAGAACTGCTATGCAAAACTTAAG GAACAACTGGAAACCTCCAGGAGAGAAATGATTGGTCTTCAGGAAAGAGACAGACAGTTACAATGCAAGAACAGGAATTTGCATCAGCtactgaaaaatgagaaagatgaG GTGcagaaattacaaaatattattgCAAGTCGAGCTACTCAATATAATCATGATATGAAGAGAAAAGAGCGTGAATATAATAAACTAAAGGAACGTCTACATCAACTTGTTATGAACAAGAAGGATAAAAAAATAG CTATGGAAGTTTTAAATTACGTGGGGAGAGCTGATGGAAAAAGAGGCTCCTGGAGGACGGGTAAAACTGAAGCCAG GAACGAAGATGAAATGTATAAAATTCTCTTGAATGATTATGAATATCGTCAGAAACAAATCCTAATGGAAAATGCTGAACTTAAGAAGGTTCTTCagcaaatgaaaaaggaaatgatttctcttctttctccccaaAAGCAGAAACCTAGAGAAAGAGCAGATGATAGTACAGGAACT GTTATCTCTGATACTGAAGAAGATGCTGGGGAACTGAGCAGAGAGAGTATGTGGGACCTTTCCTGTGAAACTGTGAGAGAGCAGCTTACCAACAGCATCCGAAAACAGTGGAGAATTTTGAAAAGTCATGTAGAAAAACTTGATAACCAAG tttcaaagGTACACGTAGAAGGTTTTAATGATGAAGATGTAATCTCACGACAAGACCATGAACAAGAAACTGAAAAACTTGAGTTAGAAATTCAACAGtgtaaagaaatgattaaaactCAGCAGCAACTTTTACAG CAGCTCGCTACTGCGTGTGATGATGACACCACTTCACTGCTACGAGACTGTTACTTGTTGGAAGAAAAGGAACGCCTCAAAGAAGAATGGTCCCTATttaaagagcaaaagaagaattTCGAGAAAGAAAGACGAAGCTTTACAGAAGCAGCTATTCGCCTAGGATTGGAG AGAAAGGCATTTGAAGAAGAAAGAGCCAGTTGGTTAAAGCAACAGTTTCTAAATATGACTACCTTTGACCACCAGAACTCAGAAAATGTGAAGCTTCTCAGTGCCTTCTCAGGAA gttCTGATCGGGACAACCCTACAGTGCACTCGAGGCCACGGCAGAAGAAGCCTCACGGTGCGCCTAGTGGGTCTCCAGTTTGCATGTCTAAACTTACTAAGtctcttcctgcttctccttctACTTCAGACTTTTGCCAGATGCGTTCCTGTGTATCTGAACATAG
- the SSX2IP gene encoding afadin- and alpha-actinin-binding protein isoform X5, giving the protein MGDWMTVTDPESKYISQYTSETKMSPSSLYSQQVLCSSIPLSKNVHSFFSAFCTEENIEQSISYLDQELTTFGFPSLYEESKGKETKRELNIVAVLNCMNELLVLQRKNLLAQENVETQNLKLGSDMDHLQNCYAKLKEQLETSRREMIGLQERDRQLQCKNRNLHQLLKNEKDEVQKLQNIIASRATQYNHDMKRKEREYNKLKERLHQLVMNKKDKKIAMEVLNYVGRADGKRGSWRTGKTEASFFLRNEDEMYKILLNDYEYRQKQILMENAELKKVLQQMKKEMISLLSPQKQKPRERADDSTGTVISDTEEDAGELSRESMWDLSCETVREQLTNSIRKQWRILKSHVEKLDNQVSKVHVEGFNDEDVISRQDHEQETEKLELEIQQCKEMIKTQQQLLQQQLATACDDDTTSLLRDCYLLEEKERLKEEWSLFKEQKKNFEKERRSFTEAAIRLGLERKAFEEERASWLKQQFLNMTTFDHQNSENVKLLSAFSGSSDRDNPTVHSRPRQKKPHGAPSGSPVCMSKLTKSLPASPSTSDFCQMRSCVSEHSSISVLNTTPEESKPNQVGRECTNQKWSVASRPDSQEGGYSGRSSTYADSHVEKDDLP; this is encoded by the exons ATGGGAGATTGGATGACTGTTACAGATCCAG AAAGCAAATACATCTCTCAATATACCTCTGAAACAAAGATGTCTCCATCAAGTTTATACTCACAGCAAGTGCTATGCTCTTCAATACCTTTATCAAAAAATGTGCACAGTTTTTTTAGTGCCTTCTGCACAGAAGAGAATATTGAACAGAGTATTTCATATCTTGATCAG GAATTGACTACTTTCGGTTTTCCTTCATTATATGAAGAATCCAAAGgtaaagagacaaagagagaattaaaTATAGTTGCTGTTTTAAATTGTATGAATGAGCTACTTGTACTTCAGCGGAAGAACCTTCTAGCTCAGGAAAATGTGGAAACACAGAATCTGAAACTGGGAAGCGATATGGACCATCTGCAGAACTGCTATGCAAAACTTAAG GAACAACTGGAAACCTCCAGGAGAGAAATGATTGGTCTTCAGGAAAGAGACAGACAGTTACAATGCAAGAACAGGAATTTGCATCAGCtactgaaaaatgagaaagatgaG GTGcagaaattacaaaatattattgCAAGTCGAGCTACTCAATATAATCATGATATGAAGAGAAAAGAGCGTGAATATAATAAACTAAAGGAACGTCTACATCAACTTGTTATGAACAAGAAGGATAAAAAAATAG CTATGGAAGTTTTAAATTACGTGGGGAGAGCTGATGGAAAAAGAGGCTCCTGGAGGACGGGTAAAACTGAAGCCAG TTTCTTTCTCAGGAACGAAGATGAAATGTATAAAATTCTCTTGAATGATTATGAATATCGTCAGAAACAAATCCTAATGGAAAATGCTGAACTTAAGAAGGTTCTTCagcaaatgaaaaaggaaatgatttctcttctttctccccaaAAGCAGAAACCTAGAGAAAGAGCAGATGATAGTACAGGAACT GTTATCTCTGATACTGAAGAAGATGCTGGGGAACTGAGCAGAGAGAGTATGTGGGACCTTTCCTGTGAAACTGTGAGAGAGCAGCTTACCAACAGCATCCGAAAACAGTGGAGAATTTTGAAAAGTCATGTAGAAAAACTTGATAACCAAG tttcaaagGTACACGTAGAAGGTTTTAATGATGAAGATGTAATCTCACGACAAGACCATGAACAAGAAACTGAAAAACTTGAGTTAGAAATTCAACAGtgtaaagaaatgattaaaactCAGCAGCAACTTTTACAG caGCAGCTCGCTACTGCGTGTGATGATGACACCACTTCACTGCTACGAGACTGTTACTTGTTGGAAGAAAAGGAACGCCTCAAAGAAGAATGGTCCCTATttaaagagcaaaagaagaattTCGAGAAAGAAAGACGAAGCTTTACAGAAGCAGCTATTCGCCTAGGATTGGAG AGAAAGGCATTTGAAGAAGAAAGAGCCAGTTGGTTAAAGCAACAGTTTCTAAATATGACTACCTTTGACCACCAGAACTCAGAAAATGTGAAGCTTCTCAGTGCCTTCTCAGGAA gttCTGATCGGGACAACCCTACAGTGCACTCGAGGCCACGGCAGAAGAAGCCTCACGGTGCGCCTAGTGGGTCTCCAGTTTGCATGTCTAAACTTACTAAGtctcttcctgcttctccttctACTTCAGACTTTTGCCAGATGCGTTCCTGTGTATCTGAACATAG